Proteins from a genomic interval of Actinomycetota bacterium:
- the tsf gene encoding translation elongation factor Ts: MPVSTLKIKQLRELTGAGMMDCKKALMEAKGDIETATQILRKKGLADLKKRAERIAKEGLIDAYIHAGKIGVLVEINCETDFVAKNEKFRKFAHDIAMHIAATNPTYISRDQVPSKLIEKEREIYHTQVKGKPDKVVDRIVQGRLEKFFESTCLLEQPFIKNPDITIEDLLADLVTKIGENIVIRRFVRFALGETIS, encoded by the coding sequence ATGCCCGTTTCTACTCTTAAGATAAAACAGTTAAGGGAACTCACTGGAGCAGGCATGATGGATTGCAAAAAGGCATTGATGGAGGCAAAAGGAGATATTGAAACGGCAACCCAGATTCTTCGAAAAAAGGGTCTCGCCGATCTCAAAAAAAGAGCGGAAAGAATTGCCAAGGAAGGATTGATAGATGCCTACATACACGCGGGCAAAATTGGAGTTCTAGTCGAGATTAATTGCGAAACCGATTTTGTAGCGAAAAATGAAAAATTTAGAAAATTTGCTCACGATATCGCCATGCACATTGCCGCAACCAATCCAACCTACATCTCCCGCGATCAGGTTCCTTCAAAATTGATTGAAAAGGAGAGGGAGATATATCACACTCAAGTAAAAGGTAAGCCAGATAAAGTCGTAGACCGAATTGTGCAGGGAAGGTTGGAGAAATTTTTCGAAAGCACCTGCCTCCTCGAACAACCCTTCATTAAAAATCCCGATATCACCATCGAAGACCTCTTAGCAGATTTGGTCACAAAAATCGGGGAAAATATCGTGATTAGACGTTTCGTCCGTTTTGCATTGGGTGAAACTATCTCTTAA
- the rpsB gene encoding 30S ribosomal protein S2, with protein sequence MAVVSMKQLLEAGVHFGHQTRRWNPKMKPYIFTERNDIYILDLQQTLELIEIAYDFVRDIVSQGELVLFVGTKKQAQEGVKEEAIRCGMPYVNYRWLGGTLTNFETIRKRLERLEELEEMKSQGLLDLLPKKEVLKLEKEYAKLLRNLEGIRGMSKLPGAVYIIDSRKERAPVKEARRLEIPIVAIVDTNCDPDEIDFVIPGNDDAIRAINLITKIMADAVLEGKASQVIPEEKEAEAQQTVESA encoded by the coding sequence ATGGCTGTTGTTTCAATGAAGCAGTTATTGGAAGCAGGGGTGCATTTTGGTCATCAGACCCGCAGATGGAATCCCAAGATGAAGCCCTATATTTTTACCGAGCGAAATGATATTTACATTTTGGATCTGCAACAAACCCTCGAGCTCATTGAAATCGCCTATGACTTTGTTAGAGACATCGTCAGCCAGGGAGAGCTTGTCCTCTTTGTGGGAACCAAAAAACAGGCCCAGGAAGGAGTAAAAGAGGAGGCCATAAGGTGTGGTATGCCCTACGTTAACTATAGATGGTTGGGTGGAACGCTCACCAATTTTGAGACCATACGAAAGCGGCTGGAAAGATTGGAGGAACTCGAGGAAATGAAGTCTCAGGGTCTCTTGGATCTTCTACCCAAAAAGGAAGTTTTAAAACTCGAAAAAGAATACGCGAAGTTGTTGCGGAATCTCGAAGGAATTAGAGGAATGAGTAAACTACCTGGAGCAGTATACATAATAGATTCAAGGAAGGAGAGAGCCCCCGTTAAAGAGGCGAGAAGATTGGAGATTCCCATTGTGGCCATTGTGGATACCAATTGCGATCCAGATGAGATTGATTTCGTCATCCCAGGAAATGATGATGCAATCCGAGCCATAAATTTAATTACGAAGATCATGGCCGATGCAGTACTGGAGGGGAAAGCCAGCCAAGTAATACCGGAGGAGAAAGAGGCCGAAGCACAACAAACGGTTGAAAGCGCATAA
- the frr gene encoding ribosome recycling factor has product MPETLAEAERRMKKAIAATGSEFIGVRTGRASASLLDRVMVDYYGTKTPLNQLATVMVPEPQLIVIQPWDKSSIGNIEKAILKSDLGLTPSSDGNVIRLPFPPLTEERRKELVRVVRKMAEDGRIAIRNVRREAKEALEDLKKDGEISEDEFERAKEKLQKITDKYVSEIDEMLKHKEEEIMGL; this is encoded by the coding sequence ATCCCTGAAACCCTCGCAGAAGCTGAGAGGAGAATGAAAAAAGCCATAGCCGCCACGGGTAGTGAGTTCATTGGTGTCCGAACTGGGAGAGCTTCAGCCTCACTTCTAGATAGAGTCATGGTGGATTACTATGGAACAAAAACCCCTCTAAATCAGCTGGCGACGGTCATGGTGCCCGAGCCCCAACTGATAGTCATTCAACCTTGGGACAAAAGTTCCATAGGAAATATCGAAAAAGCCATCCTCAAGTCGGATTTGGGTCTCACCCCTTCAAGCGATGGAAATGTAATTCGCCTACCATTTCCTCCTCTGACCGAAGAGAGGCGTAAGGAGTTAGTCCGCGTGGTAAGAAAAATGGCGGAAGATGGACGCATCGCCATCCGAAATGTTAGAAGAGAGGCCAAGGAAGCTTTGGAAGATCTAAAGAAAGACGGGGAAATTTCGGAGGATGAGTTTGAAAGGGCCAAAGAGAAGCTCCAAAAGATCACCGATAAATACGTCTCTGAAATCGATGAAATGCTGAAACACAAAGAAGAAGAGATAATGGGATTGTAA
- the pyrH gene encoding UMP kinase, whose amino-acid sequence MGKRFKYKRILLKLSGEALTNSLQYGIDPEVMASIAKQVRELSDEGVEIAIVVGGGNIFRGIAASAAGMDRATADYIGMLATVMNSLALQDALEKEGVVTRVQTAISMHQVAEPYIRRRAIRHLEKGRVVIFAAGTGNPYFSTDTAAALRAVEIGAEAILKATKVDGIYDSDPKINPKAKKFPELSYIDVLNKGLRVMDATAISLCMDNNLPIIIFNLAQPGNIKRILEGEKMGTIVQEKIPRKV is encoded by the coding sequence GTGGGGAAAAGGTTTAAATACAAACGCATTTTGCTTAAACTAAGCGGGGAGGCTCTGACCAACTCACTACAATATGGAATCGATCCTGAGGTCATGGCTTCCATCGCCAAACAGGTGAGAGAACTTAGCGATGAAGGCGTGGAAATCGCCATAGTTGTAGGTGGGGGAAATATTTTCCGTGGAATAGCCGCTAGTGCAGCAGGTATGGACAGGGCAACGGCCGATTACATTGGTATGCTTGCTACCGTCATGAATTCCCTGGCTCTCCAGGATGCCTTAGAGAAAGAAGGGGTTGTCACCCGAGTCCAGACGGCCATAAGCATGCATCAGGTGGCCGAACCCTATATTAGACGTCGAGCCATCCGTCATCTTGAGAAAGGCAGAGTGGTTATTTTCGCAGCGGGCACGGGAAATCCCTATTTCAGCACGGATACCGCCGCTGCTCTTAGAGCGGTAGAAATTGGAGCAGAAGCCATACTCAAAGCCACCAAGGTTGATGGAATTTACGATTCAGATCCCAAGATTAACCCCAAAGCAAAAAAGTTCCCCGAACTCAGTTACATCGATGTCCTCAATAAGGGTTTAAGAGTCATGGATGCCACAGCCATTTCCCTATGCATGGACAATAATCTCCCCATTATCATCTTCAATTTGGCACAGCCGGGAAATATCAAGAGGATTTTGGAGGGAGAAAAAATGGGGACCATTGTTCAGGAAAAAATCCCACGGAAGGTATGA